In Anguilla rostrata isolate EN2019 chromosome 1, ASM1855537v3, whole genome shotgun sequence, a genomic segment contains:
- the LOC135247367 gene encoding cytochrome c oxidase assembly protein COX16 homolog, mitochondrial: MMWSPFKALQKNKTLTYGIPMILLVVGGSFGLREFTQIRYDAQKIKKKLDPALEARINVQKQPVILEEEYEKMQRLNLDEWSNIRGPRPWENSREYQDQQRAQQATGSPGATGAPGPAGEGARAARAQPDGP, translated from the exons ATGATGTGGAGCCCATTTAAGGCATTACAGAAGAATAAGACGCTCACATATGGCATTCCAATGATT TTGCTGGTCGTTGGTGGTTCCTTCGGGCTTCGAGAATTCACACAAATCCGATACGATGCGCAGAAGATTAAAAAGAAG cTGGACCCAGCACTCGAGGCCAGAATCAACGTCCAGAAACAGCCCGTCATCCTGGAGGAGGAGTACGAG AAGATGCAGAGGCTGAACCTGGACGAGTGGAGTAACATCAGAGGCCCCCGGCCGTGGGAGAACTCTCGGGAGTACCAGGATCAGCAGCGGGCCCAGCAGGCCACCGGGTCCCCAGGGGCCACaggggccccgggccccgcggGAGAGGGGGCGCGGGCAGCGCGGGCGCAGCCAGACGGCCCCTAA